A region of Thermotoga sp. Mc24 DNA encodes the following proteins:
- a CDS encoding DUF342 domain-containing protein, translating to MKVEITVSEDRMQAYVTLRKEGSSELPLTKEELLNALRSAGINHGIKEEIIEDLARSPVYNTPVLVAEGTPPVDGDDGRVELLKRIEFTSQEGEKIDLREIPAKQRVIVRKGETIARIIPPTPGKEGIDVFGNPVKPRPGRVPEYHLGYNVTMKDNEIIATKSGILVIETNGTIHVYDTLEVDNVDYSTGNIDFPGKVVVKGDVKPDFVVKAQEDITVKGVIEAATVISFNGSITAGGIKGRGKAFVKAKKTVKAVFIESAEVEAEEVQVEKNIENSAVKAINVVVSGKGGSIRGGITIAQVKVETYFLGSPIGVKTRVEVGVDPEINEKIKLLSAQISLDRENVQKLTKLLVELRKLQGMLKDKFPPDKEALLNKVNNTLINLRDSIQKNEGELKRLKEIAEEMAKNASVVVKEVVYSGVEIVMFERVFRVEKELAKAVFYYRDGEIRVGGYSA from the coding sequence GTGAAGGTGGAGATCACAGTTTCTGAAGACAGAATGCAGGCTTATGTGACTCTGCGAAAAGAGGGATCCAGCGAACTTCCTCTCACAAAGGAAGAGCTTTTGAATGCACTACGCTCCGCCGGAATAAATCACGGTATAAAGGAAGAAATCATAGAAGACCTGGCAAGATCACCTGTGTACAACACACCTGTTCTTGTAGCGGAGGGCACTCCACCGGTAGATGGAGATGATGGAAGAGTTGAACTTTTGAAGAGGATAGAATTTACTTCTCAAGAAGGAGAAAAGATAGATCTGAGAGAAATTCCTGCCAAGCAGAGAGTGATCGTGCGGAAAGGAGAAACAATTGCCCGCATTATACCACCGACTCCTGGAAAGGAAGGAATAGATGTTTTTGGAAACCCCGTGAAACCAAGACCTGGAAGAGTGCCGGAGTATCATTTGGGATACAACGTGACGATGAAGGATAACGAGATTATCGCAACGAAGAGCGGGATTCTGGTCATAGAAACAAACGGTACGATACACGTGTATGACACTCTGGAAGTTGACAACGTGGACTATTCCACCGGAAATATAGATTTTCCCGGCAAGGTGGTTGTGAAAGGTGATGTGAAACCAGATTTCGTCGTAAAGGCTCAGGAAGACATCACAGTGAAAGGTGTAATAGAAGCAGCAACGGTGATTTCCTTCAATGGAAGTATCACAGCTGGAGGAATAAAAGGAAGAGGGAAGGCGTTCGTAAAAGCAAAGAAAACTGTCAAAGCCGTTTTTATAGAGAGCGCAGAAGTGGAGGCCGAGGAAGTTCAGGTGGAGAAGAACATAGAGAACTCCGCAGTTAAGGCCATCAATGTCGTTGTTTCCGGTAAAGGAGGAAGTATAAGAGGTGGTATAACCATAGCTCAGGTGAAGGTAGAAACCTATTTTTTGGGTTCTCCTATAGGTGTTAAGACAAGGGTAGAAGTTGGAGTCGATCCTGAGATCAACGAGAAAATAAAACTCCTCTCTGCCCAGATCTCCCTTGATAGAGAAAACGTTCAGAAATTGACGAAACTGCTCGTTGAGCTCAGAAAGCTTCAGGGAATGTTGAAAGACAAATTCCCACCTGACAAAGAAGCGCTTCTGAACAAAGTGAACAACACTTTGATAAATCTCAGAGATTCCATTCAGAAAAACGAGGGAGAACTGAAAAGGCTCAAAGAAATAGCCGAAGAAATGGCTAAAAACGCCTCCGTTGTTGTGAAAGAGGTTGTTTATTCCGGTGTTGAAATCGTCATGTTCGAGAGAGTGTTTCGTGTGGAAAAAGAACTTGCAAAAGCGGT
- the trmFO gene encoding methylenetetrahydrofolate--tRNA-(uracil(54)-C(5))-methyltransferase (FADH(2)-oxidizing) TrmFO has protein sequence MIVNVIGAGLAGSEVAYNLGKRGIRVRLFEMRPKKMTEVHKTGYFAELVCSNSLKSEDITNAEGLLKAEMRLMGSITLEAAEKARVPSGKALAVDRNIFAKEVTEAIERLESVEIIREEVTEFDPEEGIWVVATGPATSNGLFSFLRNLLGDDFLFFFDAVSSIVTFESIDMERAFWGDRFGKGKDYINCPLTKEEYEEFWKALVEAEVIEMEDFDRKLLFERCQPIEEIARSGKDALRYGPLRPTGLVDPRTGKEPYAVVQLRREDKEGRFYSLVGFQTRLKWGEQKRVLRKIPCLRNAEIVRYGVMHRNVYINSPELLDIFFRLKKHPNIFFAGQITGVEGYMESAASGIYVAYNVHRILKGLSPLKLPEETMMGSLFSYIIEKVEGDLKPMYANFGLLPPLKGRVKDKFEKRKKLAERAIETMKKFLEENPW, from the coding sequence ATGATCGTGAATGTCATCGGAGCAGGACTCGCGGGTTCAGAGGTGGCTTACAACCTTGGAAAAAGGGGAATAAGGGTTCGTCTTTTTGAAATGAGACCGAAGAAGATGACGGAAGTGCACAAAACAGGATATTTCGCGGAACTTGTTTGCAGCAACTCTCTCAAATCGGAAGACATAACAAACGCCGAAGGACTCCTGAAAGCTGAGATGAGGCTGATGGGTTCCATAACACTCGAAGCCGCGGAGAAAGCACGTGTTCCATCTGGAAAGGCCCTCGCGGTGGACCGTAACATCTTCGCGAAGGAAGTGACAGAGGCCATAGAAAGGCTTGAGAGTGTGGAGATCATCAGAGAGGAAGTAACCGAGTTCGATCCAGAAGAAGGAATATGGGTTGTAGCGACGGGGCCAGCCACATCGAATGGTTTATTCTCTTTTTTGAGAAACCTTCTCGGTGACGATTTTCTTTTCTTCTTCGATGCCGTCTCTTCGATCGTGACCTTCGAGTCTATAGACATGGAGCGCGCTTTCTGGGGAGACCGATTTGGGAAGGGAAAGGATTACATAAACTGTCCTCTCACCAAGGAAGAGTATGAGGAATTCTGGAAGGCGCTTGTCGAAGCTGAAGTGATAGAAATGGAGGATTTCGATCGGAAGCTTCTCTTCGAACGCTGCCAGCCCATAGAGGAAATAGCCAGAAGCGGGAAAGACGCACTGAGATACGGTCCTTTGAGACCAACAGGTCTGGTGGACCCAAGAACGGGTAAAGAACCCTATGCTGTCGTTCAGCTTAGAAGAGAGGACAAAGAGGGCAGATTCTACAGTCTCGTTGGATTTCAGACCAGACTGAAATGGGGTGAACAGAAGAGAGTTCTGAGAAAGATCCCCTGTCTCAGGAACGCCGAGATCGTAAGGTATGGAGTTATGCACAGGAATGTTTACATAAACTCTCCAGAATTGCTCGATATCTTTTTCCGTCTGAAAAAGCACCCTAACATCTTCTTCGCTGGTCAGATCACAGGTGTGGAGGGATACATGGAATCTGCTGCGTCGGGAATCTACGTGGCCTACAACGTTCATCGTATCCTGAAGGGACTCTCTCCGTTAAAACTTCCCGAGGAGACCATGATGGGATCGCTCTTCAGTTATATAATAGAGAAGGTTGAAGGAGATCTGAAGCCAATGTACGCAAACTTTGGACTCCTTCCTCCGCTGAAGGGCCGTGTGAAGGATAAGTTCGAAAAGAGAAAAAAACTCGCCGAAAGGGCCATTGAAACAATGAAAAAGTTCCTGGAAGAGAATCCCTGGTGA
- a CDS encoding ATP-binding protein — protein MIDTVSVALFSKKSHIKIARSVLRDFLQMHESSDSLIVDMEIVLGEILANVIKHTYKNDETKRIVVSYTLKDEVFHVLVRDFGPPVDPTRLKPTPPDLENPREGGYGLYIISRVTDEFRVRPLRNGNLTVVKKKLR, from the coding sequence TTGATCGACACCGTGAGCGTTGCGCTGTTCTCCAAAAAGTCTCATATAAAGATCGCTCGTTCTGTCCTGCGAGATTTTCTTCAAATGCATGAATCATCAGACAGTTTGATCGTTGACATGGAGATAGTTTTGGGAGAAATCCTCGCGAACGTGATCAAACACACTTACAAGAACGATGAAACAAAGCGAATCGTTGTGAGTTACACGTTAAAGGACGAGGTCTTTCACGTGTTGGTGAGAGACTTCGGTCCTCCCGTAGATCCCACCAGACTGAAGCCTACACCGCCCGATTTGGAGAATCCGCGAGAGGGTGGGTATGGCCTCTACATAATTTCTCGCGTCACCGACGAATTCAGGGTTCGTCCTCTTAGAAATGGAAACCTCACCGTTGTCAAGAAAAAATTGAGGTGA
- a CDS encoding DUF4940 domain-containing protein has protein sequence MLRFPENVVICDGKRILWNGLGLPENLVFEMARTVLESNVPLKGKIFCFPAQTVLGKMAIFTDEKTQGRDVLVELLNHELLRMRLYSEEVENLVEVLFNDWRPGKRVFIVRSENFETRLSLREKLSSFADVIYNAGEIDVGIAPAGISLQINEEKVSFSDPERDIKEAVRKALLMDRYVNEPFSFYEKLPAYNFSLNIQIPESVKTFLRTGDTQKMAELTEKSVEVVFKEILEFEKKTLLSPRVPVEAFLILKGGLD, from the coding sequence ATGCTGAGATTTCCAGAAAACGTGGTCATATGTGACGGAAAGAGAATACTCTGGAACGGACTGGGTTTACCGGAGAACTTAGTTTTCGAAATGGCCAGAACTGTTCTGGAGTCGAATGTTCCGCTGAAGGGAAAAATTTTCTGTTTCCCGGCGCAGACCGTCCTCGGAAAGATGGCGATTTTCACCGACGAGAAGACACAAGGACGCGACGTTCTCGTTGAACTTTTGAATCACGAACTTCTTCGAATGAGGCTGTACAGCGAAGAAGTGGAAAACCTCGTGGAAGTTCTGTTCAACGACTGGCGACCCGGAAAGAGGGTCTTCATCGTTCGATCTGAGAACTTTGAAACCAGACTTTCTCTGAGGGAGAAACTCTCAAGTTTTGCGGACGTGATTTACAACGCCGGAGAAATAGACGTGGGTATTGCACCTGCTGGAATATCGCTGCAGATCAACGAAGAGAAGGTCTCTTTTTCCGATCCAGAGAGGGATATCAAAGAAGCCGTGAGGAAGGCTCTGTTGATGGACAGATATGTGAACGAACCTTTTTCTTTCTACGAAAAACTGCCCGCGTACAACTTTTCTTTGAACATACAGATTCCTGAATCGGTGAAGACTTTCCTGAGAACGGGTGATACCCAGAAGATGGCAGAATTGACTGAAAAGAGTGTGGAAGTTGTTTTCAAGGAGATTCTGGAGTTCGAGAAGAAGACCCTTTTGTCACCAAGAGTACCCGTTGAAGCGTTTTTGATTTTAAAGGGGGGCCTGGATTGA
- a CDS encoding epoxyqueuosine reductase QueH, which translates to MLIHVCCAPDLLTTIFHLRDAEFFFYNPNIQPPSDYEKRREAVEKVAHHFSLSVHYGEYSTEEIRKWYASVKDYKDLGEGSERCERCIGFLLERTAQEATRRGHESFSTTLLASPRKNLSMIENIGKTIEKKYGVKFFFKNFRKGGAYQEGVRLSKELGIYRQNYCGCVFSLLERREKHAEISRKRGHM; encoded by the coding sequence GTGCTGATTCACGTTTGCTGTGCACCGGATCTTCTCACGACAATATTCCATTTGAGGGATGCCGAGTTCTTCTTTTACAATCCAAACATCCAGCCTCCTTCAGATTACGAGAAAAGAAGGGAGGCTGTGGAGAAAGTTGCTCATCATTTTTCGCTGAGTGTTCATTACGGTGAGTATTCAACAGAAGAAATAAGAAAGTGGTACGCATCGGTCAAAGACTACAAAGATCTCGGTGAGGGCAGCGAAAGATGTGAGAGGTGCATCGGTTTTCTTCTTGAGAGAACAGCGCAAGAAGCGACGAGGAGAGGCCATGAGTCTTTTTCCACGACCCTTCTTGCAAGTCCCAGGAAAAATCTTTCGATGATAGAAAATATTGGAAAAACCATCGAGAAAAAATACGGGGTGAAATTCTTCTTCAAGAACTTCAGAAAGGGAGGAGCCTACCAGGAGGGCGTGAGACTCTCAAAGGAACTCGGGATATACAGACAAAACTACTGCGGTTGTGTTTTCAGCCTTCTGGAAAGAAGGGAGAAACATGCTGAGATTTCCAGAAAACGTGGTCATATGTGA
- the dtd gene encoding D-aminoacyl-tRNA deacylase: MRAVVQRVSEAKVIVEEKTVGAIKRGLLVFVGVGKDDTEEDCEWLADKVSGLRIFEDEDGKMNLSVKDINGEVLVVSQFTLYGDCRRGKRPSFTEAAPPDKGKALYERFVELLREKGLKVETGKFRAHMHVHLVNDGPVTILLDSSKLF; the protein is encoded by the coding sequence ATGAGGGCAGTTGTGCAGAGAGTCAGCGAGGCAAAGGTGATTGTCGAAGAAAAAACGGTGGGAGCCATAAAAAGAGGGCTTCTTGTCTTTGTTGGAGTGGGAAAAGATGATACAGAAGAGGACTGCGAATGGCTGGCCGACAAGGTTTCTGGACTTAGAATCTTCGAGGATGAAGATGGAAAGATGAACCTCTCCGTTAAAGACATAAACGGGGAAGTCCTTGTTGTTTCACAGTTCACCCTCTATGGAGATTGCAGAAGAGGAAAGCGGCCTTCTTTCACAGAAGCCGCACCTCCAGATAAAGGGAAAGCGCTTTACGAGAGGTTTGTGGAACTTCTCAGAGAAAAGGGTTTGAAAGTGGAAACGGGGAAGTTCAGAGCTCATATGCACGTTCATCTGGTGAACGATGGTCCTGTGACTATCCTTCTCGATTCCAGTAAACTCTTCTGA
- a CDS encoding RelA/SpoT family protein: protein MINRTEIETEAREVIRDLESLRKKSFTREEKKLLTKAYEFARIVHEGQKRFSGEPFITHPVEVAKILAALGVDVTTLVAALLHDVVEDGENVSLDQIKKEFGPEVARIVDGVTKVSNINAPIGSDQDSRKKIETIQKMFLAMAEDMRVIFVKLADRLHNMRTIHYVQDQEKKRYKAYETLEIYAPLAHKLGIYSIKSELEDLAFKVLYPEEYYKIKELVAEKRKEREKRTNEYISLLKSALEEHKIKAIVEGRYKHYYSIWKKMKEKEKKFEEIYDLIALRVIVKDVTTCYTVLGIVHNIWKPLPGRFKDYIAAPKSNGYRSLHTAVITGYGEPLEIQIRDEEMHREAEYGLIAHWIYKEKPDLKTAKEWIERLLDWRKELAQGFTEFEDIKKELQMDEVFVFTPKGDIIHLPKGSTPIDFAYAIHTEIGHHYSGAKVNGKIVPIDYQLRNGDVVEIIVNKNSPGPSVDWLKYAKTHSARAKIRRFLKEKLAPELVERGKEVLRKICRKLGKSFEEVMQTEGIKKYLNTYQEKDFFMRIGEGSITTQDLIEAILGKKIVVKKRSTKKKVKMQNLVKVDGIDSIEFHIAKCCHPIMGDPIVAVVSKRGMTIHRRDCRNLKNMSQDRIFSAEWNLETSEMFDAHIRVVLDSEKNLPSLIDRITNLGAEFVAMKTLKSEEPPVVQIHIKISNTTELSGLLDRLRSYRYVLDAERVVQ, encoded by the coding sequence GTGATCAATCGAACAGAGATTGAGACAGAAGCGAGAGAAGTAATTAGAGACCTGGAAAGTCTCAGAAAAAAGAGCTTCACAAGAGAGGAGAAAAAACTCCTCACAAAGGCTTATGAGTTTGCTCGAATCGTTCATGAAGGTCAGAAGAGATTTTCTGGAGAACCCTTCATAACCCATCCCGTTGAGGTCGCAAAAATCCTTGCGGCTCTGGGAGTCGATGTGACGACTCTGGTTGCGGCTCTTCTGCACGATGTTGTTGAAGACGGTGAAAATGTCAGCCTTGATCAAATAAAAAAAGAGTTTGGGCCTGAAGTGGCCAGGATCGTGGATGGTGTCACAAAAGTCAGCAATATAAACGCACCGATCGGGAGCGATCAAGACTCTCGAAAAAAGATAGAAACCATACAGAAAATGTTTCTTGCAATGGCGGAGGACATGAGAGTTATATTTGTAAAACTCGCCGATCGTCTTCACAACATGCGCACCATTCACTATGTTCAGGATCAGGAAAAGAAGAGGTACAAAGCCTACGAAACCCTCGAGATCTACGCACCTCTGGCTCATAAGCTCGGAATCTACTCGATAAAGTCTGAACTCGAAGACCTGGCTTTCAAGGTGCTGTACCCGGAGGAGTACTACAAGATAAAGGAACTCGTCGCTGAGAAGAGAAAAGAGAGAGAAAAGAGAACCAATGAATACATCTCCCTTCTCAAAAGTGCTTTGGAAGAGCACAAGATAAAAGCAATTGTGGAGGGAAGGTACAAACACTATTACAGCATATGGAAGAAAATGAAGGAAAAAGAAAAAAAATTCGAAGAAATCTACGATTTGATCGCTCTGAGAGTGATAGTGAAAGACGTGACCACCTGCTACACCGTCCTGGGGATCGTTCACAACATCTGGAAACCACTTCCGGGAAGGTTCAAAGACTACATCGCTGCACCGAAATCGAACGGCTATCGTTCACTCCACACAGCTGTGATAACGGGTTACGGTGAGCCTCTTGAGATACAGATAAGAGACGAGGAGATGCACAGAGAAGCAGAGTACGGTTTGATTGCTCACTGGATATACAAGGAAAAACCTGACCTGAAAACAGCGAAAGAATGGATAGAAAGACTCCTCGATTGGAGAAAAGAACTTGCCCAGGGATTCACCGAATTTGAGGATATCAAGAAAGAGCTCCAGATGGATGAAGTTTTTGTTTTCACCCCGAAAGGAGATATCATCCACCTTCCCAAGGGTTCCACACCAATTGACTTCGCGTACGCGATACATACAGAGATAGGGCATCACTACAGTGGAGCAAAGGTGAACGGAAAGATCGTTCCTATCGACTATCAGCTGAGAAACGGAGATGTTGTTGAAATAATCGTCAACAAGAACTCTCCAGGTCCAAGTGTTGACTGGTTGAAGTACGCCAAAACCCACAGCGCGCGAGCAAAAATCAGAAGGTTTCTGAAGGAAAAACTCGCGCCCGAACTCGTAGAAAGAGGAAAAGAAGTTCTCAGAAAGATCTGCCGAAAGCTCGGAAAATCCTTCGAAGAAGTGATGCAAACGGAAGGAATCAAAAAGTATTTGAACACGTACCAGGAAAAGGATTTCTTCATGAGAATCGGAGAAGGTAGTATTACCACACAAGATCTCATAGAAGCGATTCTGGGAAAAAAGATCGTTGTGAAAAAGCGTTCCACAAAGAAAAAGGTGAAGATGCAGAATCTTGTGAAGGTAGATGGAATAGACAGTATAGAGTTCCACATTGCGAAATGTTGTCATCCGATCATGGGCGATCCCATAGTGGCCGTTGTCAGTAAAAGAGGCATGACCATACACAGAAGGGATTGTAGAAACCTGAAGAACATGTCACAGGACCGAATATTCTCAGCTGAATGGAACCTTGAAACTTCAGAAATGTTCGATGCACACATAAGGGTGGTCCTTGACTCGGAAAAAAACCTTCCGAGTTTGATAGATCGAATAACGAACCTCGGTGCGGAATTTGTGGCCATGAAGACTCTGAAATCAGAAGAACCACCTGTTGTGCAAATTCATATAAAAATATCCAACACCACCGAGCTCTCCGGTCTTCTCGATAGGCTCAGATCCTACAGATACGTTCTGGACGCGGAAAGGGTGGTGCAATGA
- a CDS encoding DMT family transporter, producing the protein MWRENKALAFLILTAILQGSTFPLQKLVLGGVSPFVYNTVRFGSSALLSLFVFGPGRFVKSFLLGLVLCGAYMFQLWGLKFTSAAKSGFIVSSFVFLVPLFAFLLEKEKLKKTHFLSFISGFLGLYLLTGGVSGITPGDLFQFFCAVLFALHVVLITRFSRFEEEKNMLFWQFVTVGVVNFLFGLNERWHFNLGTISVGIYSGVFATTLGILWQMRYQKEVGNNTTALVYMTQPFVSLVLSFLLLGERMSFLQLLGGILVLVALFTGTVMKPGKSN; encoded by the coding sequence ATGTGGCGGGAAAATAAAGCCCTTGCGTTTCTCATTCTAACGGCAATTCTTCAGGGTTCAACTTTTCCGCTTCAGAAACTCGTTCTTGGAGGTGTTTCTCCTTTTGTTTATAACACCGTGAGATTTGGAAGCTCTGCTTTACTTTCGCTTTTTGTGTTCGGGCCCGGCAGGTTCGTGAAGAGTTTCCTGCTGGGGCTGGTTCTCTGTGGAGCGTACATGTTTCAACTCTGGGGATTGAAATTCACAAGCGCCGCAAAAAGCGGTTTCATCGTTTCGAGTTTTGTGTTTCTTGTGCCTTTGTTCGCGTTTCTTCTTGAAAAGGAGAAGTTGAAGAAAACTCATTTTCTCTCTTTTATTTCAGGATTTCTGGGGCTCTATTTGCTCACGGGTGGTGTATCGGGAATCACGCCGGGAGATCTCTTTCAGTTCTTCTGTGCGGTTCTGTTTGCGCTGCACGTGGTTCTCATAACCAGATTTTCCAGATTCGAAGAAGAAAAGAACATGCTTTTCTGGCAGTTTGTGACCGTTGGGGTCGTCAATTTTCTCTTTGGATTGAACGAAAGGTGGCATTTCAATCTTGGAACGATTTCTGTGGGAATCTACAGCGGAGTATTCGCTACAACACTTGGAATCCTCTGGCAGATGAGGTATCAAAAGGAAGTGGGAAACAACACGACAGCACTCGTTTACATGACTCAACCCTTTGTTTCTCTTGTGCTTTCATTTCTCCTCCTTGGAGAGCGTATGTCTTTCCTTCAGCTTTTAGGAGGAATACTCGTTCTGGTAGCGCTTTTTACCGGAACGGTGATGAAACCGGGAAAGTCTAATTGA
- a CDS encoding TldD/PmbA family protein — translation MTFEEFKDRLFSLAKKNGVEAQISFLETKEFSLRLANGDLDQYTDAGKFNVEIKVLKDGKTGAFRTQVLKDPEKCFEEALSNLQIKDSEEKEYFFEGGEEYREMETYVGKFEKLSVKEKMGMAKRAHESAAKNEHVVMVPIVMYRDMLMKKIITNTLGLNAESQMDGGFLFVMAIARDTNPRSGSWYELARTPEDLDPEEIGKRAAEEAISLIGSKTIPSGKYPVLMRNTALLDLMEMFIPMISAENVQKNLSPLKGKLGEQVGNPVVSIKDLPYHPKGLSSTPFDDEGVPTTEKFVLENGVLKTFLHNLKTARKEGVKPTGNGFTGGINPVNLMLIPGEMSFEELLKEMNRGVAITEVEGMHAGANSISGEFSLFAKGYWVENGEIAHGVEDITISGNFLDLLKRISLVGNDVKVSQHTITPSVLVEVLDVAGK, via the coding sequence ATGACTTTCGAAGAATTCAAAGATAGATTGTTCTCTCTTGCAAAGAAAAATGGAGTTGAGGCTCAGATAAGCTTTCTGGAAACTAAGGAATTTTCTCTCCGTCTCGCAAACGGTGACCTCGATCAGTACACGGACGCGGGAAAATTCAACGTGGAGATAAAAGTGCTGAAGGATGGAAAAACAGGAGCGTTCAGAACACAGGTTCTGAAAGATCCAGAAAAGTGTTTCGAAGAAGCACTGAGCAATCTGCAGATCAAAGACAGTGAAGAGAAAGAATACTTCTTTGAGGGTGGGGAAGAGTACAGAGAAATGGAAACGTACGTTGGGAAATTCGAAAAACTCTCCGTCAAAGAGAAAATGGGTATGGCCAAGAGGGCTCACGAGAGTGCTGCGAAAAACGAACACGTCGTTATGGTACCGATAGTCATGTACAGGGATATGTTAATGAAGAAGATCATCACCAACACACTGGGCTTGAACGCTGAAAGTCAGATGGATGGAGGTTTTCTTTTCGTCATGGCAATTGCAAGAGACACCAATCCACGATCTGGTTCCTGGTACGAACTGGCGAGGACACCGGAGGATCTGGATCCAGAGGAAATAGGGAAAAGAGCCGCAGAAGAGGCGATTTCTCTCATCGGTTCAAAAACGATACCATCCGGGAAGTATCCTGTGTTGATGAGAAACACAGCGCTGCTCGATCTCATGGAGATGTTCATACCCATGATCTCGGCTGAGAACGTACAGAAAAACCTCTCGCCACTCAAAGGAAAACTTGGAGAGCAGGTGGGAAATCCTGTTGTTTCAATAAAGGATCTGCCTTACCATCCCAAGGGACTTTCCAGCACTCCCTTCGACGATGAAGGAGTTCCCACAACTGAGAAGTTCGTGTTGGAGAACGGCGTGTTGAAAACATTCCTTCACAACTTGAAAACGGCCAGAAAAGAGGGAGTGAAACCAACGGGAAATGGATTCACAGGAGGAATAAATCCAGTCAATCTCATGCTGATTCCGGGCGAGATGTCTTTTGAAGAACTTTTGAAGGAGATGAACAGAGGAGTCGCTATCACGGAAGTTGAGGGAATGCACGCGGGAGCGAATTCTATATCTGGGGAATTTTCACTGTTTGCGAAGGGATACTGGGTGGAGAACGGAGAGATCGCACACGGTGTGGAAGACATCACCATATCGGGTAACTTCCTCGATCTCTTGAAGAGGATTTCTCTTGTTGGAAACGATGTGAAAGTGTCTCAACACACGATAACACCGAGCGTTCTGGTGGAGGTTCTGGATGTGGCGGGAAAATAA
- a CDS encoding TldD/PmbA family protein has translation MLNESVIRDVIAAVLKNGGDFAELFFERKYENRYELKDGKIEQATSGEIVGVGIRGFLGTKAVYAYTNDLSRENLINVAKKVGEALEETKIEDLTFNFNRTKKSERHVVLISPTQVEKTDRVSVMKRAYHAAKNYSELIKQVVVWYWDYDQEILVANSEGIWAEDRRVRTRLMINAVAEKDGVLERGFYGPGAGMGFEFFDRIDVEEAAKKAARIAARMVEAEPAPAGKMTVVIANGFGGVIFHEAVGHGLEATSVAKGASVFAGKLGQKVAAECVSAVDDATIPNGWGSANVDDEGTPTQRTLLIDKGILVGYLVDRLGARRMGMKSTGSGRRQDYTFPPTSRMSNTFILPGDYHPEEIISATEYGLYAKTMGGGSVNPATGEFNFAVSEAYLIEKGRITKPARGATLIGKGHEIIQKIDMVGNDLARDQGMCGSFSGSVPADVGQPTIRVKEIVVGGRNK, from the coding sequence GTGCTCAACGAAAGCGTTATCAGGGACGTTATTGCAGCTGTTTTGAAGAACGGAGGAGACTTTGCTGAGCTGTTCTTTGAGAGAAAATACGAGAATCGATACGAGCTGAAAGATGGAAAAATCGAGCAGGCAACGAGTGGCGAGATCGTTGGAGTGGGAATAAGAGGTTTTCTCGGAACAAAAGCCGTTTATGCCTACACGAACGATCTTTCGAGAGAGAACCTGATAAACGTTGCAAAGAAGGTGGGAGAAGCACTCGAGGAGACAAAAATCGAAGATCTCACGTTCAATTTCAACAGAACGAAGAAAAGTGAAAGACACGTGGTACTCATCTCACCGACTCAGGTGGAAAAAACGGACAGAGTGTCTGTCATGAAAAGGGCTTACCACGCGGCGAAGAATTACTCCGAACTCATAAAACAGGTGGTGGTCTGGTACTGGGACTACGATCAGGAGATTCTGGTTGCAAATTCAGAAGGAATTTGGGCTGAGGACAGACGTGTGAGGACCCGTTTGATGATAAACGCAGTGGCGGAAAAGGACGGAGTGCTCGAAAGGGGTTTCTACGGCCCCGGGGCAGGAATGGGTTTCGAATTCTTCGACAGAATAGATGTGGAAGAAGCGGCAAAGAAGGCGGCGAGGATAGCAGCGAGGATGGTTGAGGCAGAGCCCGCTCCAGCTGGAAAGATGACGGTTGTGATAGCCAACGGTTTCGGAGGAGTCATTTTCCACGAAGCGGTTGGACATGGTCTTGAAGCGACGTCTGTGGCGAAGGGGGCTTCCGTTTTCGCAGGAAAGCTCGGACAAAAGGTGGCTGCGGAATGTGTTTCCGCGGTGGACGACGCCACCATTCCAAACGGCTGGGGTTCCGCTAACGTGGACGACGAGGGAACTCCCACACAGAGAACACTGCTCATAGACAAAGGAATTCTCGTTGGCTACCTTGTGGACAGGCTCGGTGCGAGGAGAATGGGGATGAAGAGTACGGGAAGTGGTAGAAGACAGGATTACACCTTCCCACCCACTTCAAGGATGAGCAACACGTTCATTCTCCCTGGCGACTACCACCCGGAAGAAATCATTTCGGCTACCGAGTACGGCCTCTACGCGAAAACCATGGGAGGTGGATCGGTCAATCCGGCCACCGGGGAGTTCAACTTCGCGGTTTCTGAAGCGTATCTCATAGAGAAAGGAAGGATTACGAAGCCGGCGAGGGGTGCCACATTGATAGGCAAGGGACACGAGATCATTCAGAAGATCGACATGGTAGGGAACGATTTGGCGCGCGATCAGGGAATGTGTGGTTCGTTCTCTGGATCCGTTCCGGCGGATGTGGGACAGCCCACGATAAGAGTTAAGGAGATCGTAGTAGGGGGGCGAAACAAATGA